TAAGTCTTTGAATCTCTTGTGTTCGTCCATCTACCTTACCCCTACTAGATTCTCTAATTTTCCTTGTAGCAGTAGCTCCAGGAAGCATAGAATATTCTGCTGTAACCCATCCATTTCCTGTTCCCTTTATAAAAGGAGGCACCCTATCATCTACCATTGCTGTACATATTACTTTAGTTTCTCCCATCTCTATAAGTACAGATCCATGAGGATGCTTTAAATAATTTCTAGTAATTTTCACACTTCTAAGTTGATCAAAACTTCTCTTATCAATTCTCATTAATTATCTACCTTTCTCTGTCTCTCAAATATATTTAGTATTCTATCCATACATATCATAATAATAACAAATATTTTATTGTTTTTCTATAACTGGTTAAAGTAATATAACATATATAACCAATCATTAATTCTGACTTATAACCCTTCTCATAGTTTTTTATTTCATATATCAAATATTTAAATTCGTTGATACATAAAGTATTTGATATGAAATCTAACTAAAATATACGTTAAGTATATAAATATACTAAATAATATAAAGACAATTATGTTTGTATACTAAACTAGTAAATATCCTAATATGAAAATTTGAAAAGTAATCTATATTTTCTATAAATATTATGAAAGTAGGCTTATATTCTAATATAAGCCTACTTCGTGTAAATAATTATTTAATTTAGTATAAATAATCCTTTAAATCTTAAGTTTATAAAGTTAACTACTTTTTTTATAATCTTAATTAGAATTTAGTAGTTTTCTTCCCTTCTCCGTAATAGTTAAAGTATTTATTGGATTTGGAGAACAAGTTGTATGACAGCTTTTACATCCTGAGCTACAACTAGCTTCATTATTTTCTTCTGAAATATATTTCATTCTTTTCAATTGTTCCAGAACTTGCTCTATTACATCTTCACTAGTATTCATTTTACTTGCTAATGCCTTTTTAGAAAAAGCTGACATATTGCTTATTTCTCTTAGAGTATCTACTAACATATGTTCATCTCCTTCCTTAAATACTTACCTTCTTAAATATCTAAAATATTCTTTTACAACATAATACTTCTTAAATTTATATATGTTTTAATTACTTTTCTTATTTACAATTATGCAATTTTAGCAATTAGCTTAATCCGAATAGTCTACCTATTTGGTATACAAGTACTGATAATACCCAGCCTATCGCGAAAGTATAAACTGCTGTGAAGATAGCCCATTTTTTCGAGTTTGTTTCTCTTCTAATAGTACCAATTGCCGCTGCACAAGGTGTATACAATAGTGTCATAATCAAGAATGAAAAAGCACTTAATGGAGTGAAAACTCCTTGGATAGCAGTAACAAGTCTTGATCCCTCTTGCACACCTGCATATACCATACCTAATATTGCTACAACTGCTTCTTTTGCTGCTACACCTGCAAATAACCCTACTGAAGCTTGCCATGTTCCATATCCCGCTGGTTTAAATATTGGAGCAATAAATGTTCCTATCTTTCCAAGAATACTTGCCTCGCTGTAAGGTTCAACACCATAAGGTAATATTGATAATGCCCAAAGTGCAGTTACAACTACGAGTATTATAGTTCCTGCTCTCTTTATGAAAGAGCTTACTTTGTCCCACATATTCATTAAAATTGCTTTTACAGTAGGAATTCTATATGGGGGAAGCTCCATAACGAAATAAGAAGATTCACCTTTAAATAAGGTTTTACTAAATATTTTTCCCATTATTAAAGCAATAATGAATCCTATTACATATAAAGAAAATAAAACTAGTCCACCGTGTTTAGGGAAAAATGCTGAAATAAATACTAAATATACAGGTAATCTAGCACTACAAGAAATAAAAGGATTTATTAAAATAGCAATCATTCTATCTTTTTTACTATCTAAGGTTCTAGTAGACATAATTCCTGGTACATTACATCCAGTACCTACTAACATAGATATGAAAGTTTTACCATGAAGTCCTAGAGTTCTCATTATTCTGTCCATAACATATGCTGCTCTTGCCATATATCCACTATCTTCTAGAATACCAAGCAGCAGGTACATAACCATTATCAATGGAACAAATTCAAGTACAGTTCCAACTCCACCAATAACTCCATCAGTTATAAATGAAATTAATAGTTCTGGCGCATTCATATTAGTAAGAACTGAAGCTAATTTTTCTCCTAGGGATTCTATTGCACCAGCTACTAAATCACCAAGAAATCCTTGACCTACAACGAAAGTTACTTGATATACTATAAACATTATTAAAGCAAAAATAGGTAATCCAAGCCATTTATGAGTTAATACCTTATCTATCTTATCTGATTTAGTTGTTACTTCTACTTTAGGTTTTTTAACACTTTTATTAACTGCATTTCCAATGAACTCGTATCTTTTATCTACTATAATAAGTTCTGGCTCCATAGAAGTAGCAGCAACAGTATCTATACTCTCTTGAACTATGTCAAGAATATTAGAATCAGTTTTCTTTGTAATTATATCTTGTATATAACTATCACCTTCAAGAAGTTTAATAGCAACCCATTTAGAAGGATATTCAATATCAGTATAAGAATTTTCTATAATTTCTTTTAGATAATCTATCTGCTCATCTACTTCTTTTCCATAATTTATTTTATCTTCACAAGGCTTATCTTTTTTCATAAGCTTTATAGCTTCTTCAATAAGTTTATCTACACCCTCTTTTTTAGAAGCTACTGTTGGTACAACAGGAACACCTAATTCTTTAGATAGCTTTTCTATATTAATATCTATCTTTCTACTCTTAGCTTCATCCATCATATTAAGAGCAATGATAACCTTAGTTCCCATTTCTAATAATTGAGTAGTAAGGTATAAATTTCTTTCAATATTTGTTGCATCAACCATATTTATTACTACATCTGGATTATCTTTCATAATAAAGTCTCTTGCAACTATCTCATCTTCAGAATAAGCTCCTAAACTATAAGTTCCAGGTAAGTCTACTATATTATATTTTTCTCCTTTAAATTTAAGAGTTCCTTCTTTCTTTTCTACTGTAACTCCTGGCCAGTTTCCAACATGTTGATTGGTGCCAGTAAGAGCATTAAAAATAGTAGTTTTTCCACAGTTGGGATTTCCAACTAAAGCAATAGTATTCAAAAAATCTACCTCCTTTTTACATTAATAATCATTATCATTTACGAATTTTAAAAAATAAAATACCAGTAAATTAATTACCGGTTAATCATTATTTTTTGAGCAAGTCCTCTTCCAATAGCAACTCTACATCCTGATAGAGAAACTATTATAGTTCCTGCATCATTTTTCACAACTTTTACTTCCGCTCCTTTATTAAAACCCATTTCATAAAGTCTTTTAGAAATTTTCTCTCCACCTGAAATATTATCGACTACACCTTTTTCGCCTTCTATAAAAAAACTTAGAGGTACACAAGCCATACTCTTCCCCTCCTTAAAGTTGTTCTACAATAATATTTGATGCTTCATTTTTTCTTAAAGTAAGTTTATATCCTCTTATTAAGATTTCAATAGGATCTCCTAATGGAGCTTTTCCTTTTATTTCTACTTGTACCCCGGGAACTACCCCCATATCCATAAGTCTTCTTTTAACATGTGCATCCTTTGATATTTCCTTAACTTTTACTTTTGCACCTAATGGCATTTTATCTAAACTATCCATGTAAGTCCCTCCTTCATCTCCGAAAACGATAATCCTTATCAATTATATTTTATTACTTTTTTCTCAATAAATCAATGGTTTTGATAAAAATAATGACATTAGAATTATTAGTTATAGACTGTTAAATCCTAAAAAAGTGTCAGTATAGCATTTTAAATACTATTAAGATTGAACTAGCAAACATATTAAGTAGTATAAGAGAATCTATGATAAAAGTATTATTTAATATCTTTTAAAAGTATAGTTTGTCCATGAATAACCAATAATTTAATATAGCTCATACTTTAACCTATTTTATTACTAAGTGGTTAAAATATGAGCTAATATAAGCATTGATAATTATTTATACTTTATTCATAAATTTTTTAATACTATTTAATATTCATTAGCAAATACAGGTATAGCCGTGCCTTGCCCTTCCAATGGTAATCCTGCTTCTTGTAATGTTTTTCCGTCAACTAATACTTCTATATTTTTCACATTTTCAAACTGAGATAAAGTAAGACTTATATTTTTAGACATTTTATCAAAAGCAACTTGATCTTTTATAGAGTTTTCATTATCTAGTTTAACATCTACATATATAGTTCCGTCGCTTACCTGAGCTTGTTGAAGTTTTACCCCATCTGGAATATCTGTATATAATCCTGAAAGCTCAGGAGCTCCCTTAAACAAGTATCCTAGTGCTGTTAATATATTATTCTTATGTGAAGATACTGGAATAGTAACAGGAACATAATATTCATACTCTCCACTTCCAGTTCCTTTATAGTAAACTACCATTTTCGAATCAGTGTTTCCAGATACTTCTATTAAGTTTATATCTTCTCTCTTAAGAGGTTTTTCTATATTAGTTCCGTGTTTCATTGTAGTAACTGCTTTCCCGTCTATTATAATTTGTACTTCTTTTATATTTGGAAATTCTGTAAGAGTATACACTATTCCTTTTATCATATTTTCCTCTTGTTTCTTACCTTCATAGTTCTCTATTTCTTTACTAAAATCAATTTTACATATACCAGTCTCGTTATCAACGGTCATTCCTCTTATTTCTGTTCCTGTTGGTATAATAGGTTTTAACCCTATAGGATTAATATCTTCTCTCACTGCAACGGTATCAGTCATGTTCTTAAGAGCAGCTTTTGCTATTCCTTCTTCCCAAGGTATTTGTCTTTTAATAGGTACTAAATACCCATTTTCATTTTGATAGTAAAGTGTTGTATCTCTTAAGTTAGTTTCTATACTTGCATTTATCTCTTCTTCATCATTCCTTATTATCTCAATGTCTCCCTTTTCTTCAAATATTATCCCCCTTATTTGGTCAATCTTATTGCATCCATATAATAATAAGGATAATAATATAGTAAGTATAATTCCTATAATTTTTTTATGTTTCATACCCACCCTCCCTAAGTAATTTAATTTATTAGTTTCTCTAAAAGAAAATGAGTCATATATCGTACTAAAATAATTAATAACTTACTATAAAATATATTATCAATCTTAAAACTATATGAATCCTTTAAAGATTTTAAATAAAAAAGTCCATAATTTAACCTATATCATTGATATTTGGATAAATTATGGACTATTGATACTAATCTTTTAATTGCTATTTAGTACAATAACTATTTATTTAAAGTAATTATCTATAGATGTTGCTAAAGATTGAGCGCATTTTTCAAGATAACTTTCAGTTACTATTATCTTTTCATCATTCGGATTTGATATAAATCCTAATTCTGCTAAAGCTGATATCATTTTAACATCTCTTGTTACTGCAAGAGATCTATCAATTACGCCTCTATTTCTACCTTTCAATGCTGACACAATCCCATCTTGTATTTTCTTTGCATATGGGTAATCATCTTGTAATTTTATTTTACTAATATTTTTAGAAGAATAAAAAGTTTCTAAACCTGTTGCAGTAGGAGCATTATCAACTGAATTAAAGTGTATACTTATAAATGCATCAACATTATTATCATTAGCCATTTTAGTTCTCTCTCTTAATTCCACTCTTCTATCATCACTTCTTGTAAGCATGGTTCTATATCCAAGTGCCTTCAATTTTTTATCTAGTTTTAAAGCTACATTTAAAGCTAGATCTTTTTCTTTGTATTTACCAGAAACTGATGTTGTTCCAGGATCAGATCCTCCATGACCTGGATCTATCATAATTAGCTTTCCATTTCCAGGATTAGTTCCTGGATTAGTTCCTGGATTAGTTCCTCCACCTGTAGATTGACCATTAACATAAAGTATCATCTTATCATTAGACTTTTCTACAGATAAGGTAGGACTAGTATAACTACTATTAATATCCATTACTACTCTTGTAACTTTTTCTCCCTGTGGATAAGATCCATCATTGGAAAATTGAGATACTCTTACACTTCCAACAACACCAGTAGAGATACTTCCTATACTATCAGGAGCTATAGTATTTCTTAGATCTACTACAACTCTATTTGGATTTGGAAGTGTAAAGCTATTATATTCTTGTGGGTACATGTTATGTAGTACTATAGCCTCTTTACCATTTATGACTTCTTTAGTTATCTTTTCAAGCTTATTTGTAAAGTTAAGAGATATAGTATTTACATTAGGAGTCGTTATTTGCGGTCTCACCATCTTACTTAAATCTAAAACAACTCTAACTGTATCTTGATCAAATTGAGATGCCCTTATAGTTTGTAAAGGCCACTTTCCTACAGCTTTTTCTATATATCCACTTCCATTTACATTTAGTTTACTATCATGTATATCTATTACTAGTTTATCTGGATTACTTAATTCCATAGTAGTATATCTAGCTTGTCCACTTGTTTTTATCTCTATTTGCGGAAGAGCATTACCACTTATGTTTTTTACTGCAATATCACTAACTTGATTTAGTGCTGGAGGATTTTCTCCATTATTATAGTTAATTCTTGCAGTCCACGTTGGTGCATCCCATAATACTTCACATCCAAGCTCTTCTGACACAAATCTTAAAGGTACCATTGTACTTGCATCATCCATTAACTTAGCTGGAGTGTTATAAGGAATAGGTTTTTTTACTCCATTAACAGTTACATAATTACTATTAATTTTAAACACTATTTTTTTAGTACTTGTAATTATTGTTGCTTCTTCAGTTTGCTGATTCCATTCTATCTTAGCATTTAGTCTTTCAGCTATGGCTCTTATTGGTACTAATGTTCTTTCTTGATATATAATAGATGGAGAGTTTCCCACTACAGTTTGTCCATTAAAGTAAACATTTACTTTTCTTACATCTCTGTATTGCCCATCTATAAATACTCTGACAAATTGAGATTGACCTATAGAACTCATGCTTAAGCTAAATAGCATAACAAATATCAGCGAAAGCGAAATTATCCTTTTCAATACTTCCCCTCCTTTTATTATTTTTTTACAAAATAAAATAAATAGTAAGATTCTTTAAAACTTAATATTCAGAATCTTTCTATTTAATAAATACAAAGTATTTTGATAACTTGGCTAACTTTAATACATGTATTGACATTATTTATATTGTAGTTAAGAAAATCAACATATTTCTTATGTATTTTTAAGTTTCCTTTATACTATTTATATCATTATATAAAATATTATGTCAATTAGTTTTGAACTTTGTAACATTAATTTAACATATATAACCTTGAAATTTGAACTTTTTCAATATAATTCTTAATATTTATATTACTTTATATAATTCATCACTTTGAGGTGGATCTATAGTTACACCTTGTCCATCTTCTTCTATAATAATATCTTCCTCTGTAACTTCTCCTATAATAGTGACTTGTATATTTTCTTTTCTAAGTTCTTTTAGTATTAACTCTGAGTTTTTATCAGAAGCTATTATAAGCATACTTCCACTTGATATTAGTCTAAGTGGATTTATATTAAAAATACTACATATTTCATTTGTCGACTGTTTTATAGGTATAAGTTCTCTTTTTACTTTCACTCCTTTACCTATAGCTTCTGAAGCTTCCCATATAGCTCCTAAAACTCCACCTTCTGTAATATCATGCATATAATTTACTCCAATACTTGCACATATCATTCCTTCTTTAACTACACTTATATTATCTCCTAGGGCTTGTGCTTCCCTTATTAATTCTTCTGACAACTTATTTTTTAATCTATCTTCTAATTCATTAGCTATTATTGATGTTCCCTCTATTCCTGCTGATTTCGTTATAAGAATTTTATCTCCTACTTTTATATTTTCCATAGTAATAACTCTCTCTTTTAATTGCTTTCCTATGACTGTAGTAGTTATAACTACTCTATTAACTGCATCAGTTATTTCCGTATGACCGCCAACTATTTCTACATTTAACTTTTCAGAAGCTTTCCCAGCATCTTTCATTATTTGCTCTAAATCTTTTTCTGTAGTATTAGCTGGAGCTAAAATAGTCATAAGAACTCCTATAGGTTCAGCGCCACTTGCAGCTACATCATTACATGAAATATTAATAGCTAAACTACCTATATTATGTGTAGCTCCTGTTATAGGGTCAGTCGAAACTACACAACTATATTCTCCAAAGTCAATTACTGAACAATCCTTTCCTACACCTGCATGAACTATGACTTCTTCTCTTTTATTTTTTATGTTTTCAAATACTAATTTTTCAAGTAGGTCATTTGGCACTTTTCCTATTTCCATTATTAATCCTCCCCTTTAAAATATTTAATCCAATTTTCTATAGTAGTAAATTCATGATCTGATATTATATATATTGGTTTTATGTCATCAGGAGGTATACTATGAAAAATAAGTACTTCTTCATCATACCCTTCCTTTCTATCTTTTCTAAGTTTAAGATTATCTTTAAAGCTAAGAGAAGTATCCCAGTATTTTCTTATAATCCTTTCTCCGTGGCAATCTAAGTAATCCCTTGCATCACTAAACATATCTATATGTTGAAGTATAAAAGGTTCATATATTTTATTTGCTAAACTTTCATTAGCTATCCAGCATTT
The Gottschalkia purinilytica DNA segment above includes these coding regions:
- a CDS encoding AIR synthase family protein, which encodes MEIGKVPNDLLEKLVFENIKNKREEVIVHAGVGKDCSVIDFGEYSCVVSTDPITGATHNIGSLAINISCNDVAASGAEPIGVLMTILAPANTTEKDLEQIMKDAGKASEKLNVEIVGGHTEITDAVNRVVITTTVIGKQLKERVITMENIKVGDKILITKSAGIEGTSIIANELEDRLKNKLSEELIREAQALGDNISVVKEGMICASIGVNYMHDITEGGVLGAIWEASEAIGKGVKVKRELIPIKQSTNEICSIFNINPLRLISSGSMLIIASDKNSELILKELRKENIQVTIIGEVTEEDIIIEEDGQGVTIDPPQSDELYKVI
- the feoB gene encoding ferrous iron transport protein B, producing the protein MNTIALVGNPNCGKTTIFNALTGTNQHVGNWPGVTVEKKEGTLKFKGEKYNIVDLPGTYSLGAYSEDEIVARDFIMKDNPDVVINMVDATNIERNLYLTTQLLEMGTKVIIALNMMDEAKSRKIDINIEKLSKELGVPVVPTVASKKEGVDKLIEEAIKLMKKDKPCEDKINYGKEVDEQIDYLKEIIENSYTDIEYPSKWVAIKLLEGDSYIQDIITKKTDSNILDIVQESIDTVAATSMEPELIIVDKRYEFIGNAVNKSVKKPKVEVTTKSDKIDKVLTHKWLGLPIFALIMFIVYQVTFVVGQGFLGDLVAGAIESLGEKLASVLTNMNAPELLISFITDGVIGGVGTVLEFVPLIMVMYLLLGILEDSGYMARAAYVMDRIMRTLGLHGKTFISMLVGTGCNVPGIMSTRTLDSKKDRMIAILINPFISCSARLPVYLVFISAFFPKHGGLVLFSLYVIGFIIALIMGKIFSKTLFKGESSYFVMELPPYRIPTVKAILMNMWDKVSSFIKRAGTIILVVVTALWALSILPYGVEPYSEASILGKIGTFIAPIFKPAGYGTWQASVGLFAGVAAKEAVVAILGMVYAGVQEGSRLVTAIQGVFTPLSAFSFLIMTLLYTPCAAAIGTIRRETNSKKWAIFTAVYTFAIGWVLSVLVYQIGRLFGLS
- a CDS encoding GerMN domain-containing protein, with translation MKHKKIIGIILTILLSLLLYGCNKIDQIRGIIFEEKGDIEIIRNDEEEINASIETNLRDTTLYYQNENGYLVPIKRQIPWEEGIAKAALKNMTDTVAVREDINPIGLKPIIPTGTEIRGMTVDNETGICKIDFSKEIENYEGKKQEENMIKGIVYTLTEFPNIKEVQIIIDGKAVTTMKHGTNIEKPLKREDINLIEVSGNTDSKMVVYYKGTGSGEYEYYVPVTIPVSSHKNNILTALGYLFKGAPELSGLYTDIPDGVKLQQAQVSDGTIYVDVKLDNENSIKDQVAFDKMSKNISLTLSQFENVKNIEVLVDGKTLQEAGLPLEGQGTAIPVFANEY
- a CDS encoding N-acetylmuramoyl-L-alanine amidase family protein, which codes for MKRIISLSLIFVMLFSLSMSSIGQSQFVRVFIDGQYRDVRKVNVYFNGQTVVGNSPSIIYQERTLVPIRAIAERLNAKIEWNQQTEEATIITSTKKIVFKINSNYVTVNGVKKPIPYNTPAKLMDDASTMVPLRFVSEELGCEVLWDAPTWTARINYNNGENPPALNQVSDIAVKNISGNALPQIEIKTSGQARYTTMELSNPDKLVIDIHDSKLNVNGSGYIEKAVGKWPLQTIRASQFDQDTVRVVLDLSKMVRPQITTPNVNTISLNFTNKLEKITKEVINGKEAIVLHNMYPQEYNSFTLPNPNRVVVDLRNTIAPDSIGSISTGVVGSVRVSQFSNDGSYPQGEKVTRVVMDINSSYTSPTLSVEKSNDKMILYVNGQSTGGGTNPGTNPGTNPGNGKLIMIDPGHGGSDPGTTSVSGKYKEKDLALNVALKLDKKLKALGYRTMLTRSDDRRVELRERTKMANDNNVDAFISIHFNSVDNAPTATGLETFYSSKNISKIKLQDDYPYAKKIQDGIVSALKGRNRGVIDRSLAVTRDVKMISALAELGFISNPNDEKIIVTESYLEKCAQSLATSIDNYFK
- a CDS encoding FeoA family protein is translated as MACVPLSFFIEGEKGVVDNISGGEKISKRLYEMGFNKGAEVKVVKNDAGTIIVSLSGCRVAIGRGLAQKIMINR
- a CDS encoding DarT ssDNA thymidine ADP-ribosyltransferase family protein, producing MFFSDYKDTGYVYHVAAITDLKDILENGIKYNDKNTYIDKYLGFHKYIDSLKNEEIPHWVQREKAIYASMNYSTDHQWHSHSVVLGLKVNPSKCWIANESLANKIYEPFILQHIDMFSDARDYLDCHGERIIRKYWDTSLSFKDNLKLRKDRKEGYDEEVLIFHSIPPDDIKPIYIISDHEFTTIENWIKYFKGED
- a CDS encoding FeoC-like transcriptional regulator encodes the protein MLVDTLREISNMSAFSKKALASKMNTSEDVIEQVLEQLKRMKYISEENNEASCSSGCKSCHTTCSPNPINTLTITEKGRKLLNSN
- a CDS encoding FeoA family protein, producing the protein MDSLDKMPLGAKVKVKEISKDAHVKRRLMDMGVVPGVQVEIKGKAPLGDPIEILIRGYKLTLRKNEASNIIVEQL